A genomic stretch from Desulfonatronospira thiodismutans ASO3-1 includes:
- the istB gene encoding IS21-like element helper ATPase IstB, whose amino-acid sequence MLNHPTLEKLQTMRLTGMLKALQEQQETREIEALSFEERLGLLLDREMTERESKRLQTRLKKAKLRHRAVVEDINYRHPRRLDKSQVFKLCDCQWIKEHQNLIITGPTGIGKSWLACALAQKACREGYSALYTRMPRLLQDVGISRGDGRYPKVMKELAKTDLLVLDDWGISPLKAEQLRDLLEILEDRHGLRSTLVTSQLSIQKWHEYLGDPTLADAVLDRLIHNAHRMDLWGDSMRELEASLTSKNSFD is encoded by the coding sequence ATGTTAAACCACCCCACTCTTGAAAAACTACAAACCATGCGACTGACAGGCATGCTTAAGGCCCTGCAGGAACAGCAGGAAACCAGGGAAATTGAGGCCCTGTCCTTTGAAGAAAGACTGGGCCTGCTCCTGGACCGGGAGATGACGGAAAGAGAATCCAAACGTCTGCAAACAAGGCTCAAAAAAGCCAAGCTGAGGCACAGGGCTGTGGTTGAAGACATTAACTACCGTCATCCCAGAAGACTGGACAAGTCACAAGTCTTCAAGCTTTGTGACTGCCAGTGGATAAAAGAGCATCAAAACCTGATTATTACAGGACCCACAGGGATAGGCAAAAGCTGGCTGGCCTGTGCCCTGGCCCAAAAAGCCTGCAGAGAGGGATACAGCGCCCTCTATACCCGCATGCCCCGTCTCTTGCAGGATGTGGGCATATCCAGAGGTGACGGGCGTTACCCCAAAGTCATGAAAGAGCTGGCCAAAACAGATCTGCTGGTCCTGGATGACTGGGGCATAAGCCCGCTTAAAGCTGAACAGCTAAGAGATCTACTGGAGATCCTTGAGGACCGGCACGGGCTGCGCTCCACCCTGGTTACAAGCCAGCTCTCAATCCAAAAATGGCACGAGTATCTGGGTGATCCCACCCTGGCTGACGCTGTCCTGGATCGCCTGATCCACAATGCACACCGAATGGATCTTTGGGGAGATTCCATGCGCGAACTGGAAGCATCGTTGACTTCAAAGAACAGTTTCGATTAA